The Gouania willdenowi chromosome 7, fGouWil2.1, whole genome shotgun sequence genome includes a window with the following:
- the uba1 gene encoding ubiquitin-like modifier-activating enzyme 1 → MSSSPLSKKRRLSGTETKTGSHCSSSNSVRTDLSHTPANGMAKNGNDAEIDEGLYSRQLYVLGHEAMKRMQISNVLISGMRGLGVEIAKNVILGGVKSVTVHDQGVAEWRDLSSQFYLREEDLGKNRAEVSQLRLAELNNYVSVTAYTGALTEDYLTKFQVVVLTNSSLDEQHQVGDFCHSKGIKLIVADTHGLFGQLFCDFGEDMVVYDATGEQPLSAMISMITKDNPGVVTCLDEARHGFESGDFVTFTEVQGMTELNGCQPVEIKALGPYTFSICDTAGFTDYIRGGIVTQVKMPKKISFKSFSSSMAEPEFVMTDFAKFDRPGQLHLGFQAIHAFQKKHNRLSTPWSKADGDEFLTLAKQLNSAQTGSAAVEQLDESLIRKISYVAAGDLAPINAFIGGLAAQEVMKACSGKFMPIKQWLYYDALECLAEEDVMLTEEECAPKNCRYDGQIAVFGTKLQDLLGKQRYFLVGAGAIGCELLKNFAMMGLASGDGEVIVTDMDTIEKSNLNRQFLFRPSDVTKMKSDTAAAAVKQMNPHIRITGHQNRVGPDTERVYDDDFFESLDGVANALDNVDARMYMDRRCVYYRKPLLESGTLGTKGNVQVVIPFLTESYSSSQDPPEKSIPICTLKNFPNAIEHTLQWARDEFEGLFKQPPENAVQYLTDPKFMERTLKLPGAQPAEVLEAVYKSLVTDCPHSWADCVSWARNHWQCQYSNNIRQLLHNFPADQLTSTGAPFWSGPKRCPHALDFSTSNELHMDYILAAANLYAQSYGIPGSTDRVALVKILQEIKVPVFTPRSGVKIHVSDQELQNSNSSLDDSRLEELKSLLPSSETSQFKLTPIDFEKDDDTNFHMDFIVAASNLRAENYDIPPADRHKSKLIAGKIIPAIATTTAAVVGLVCLELIKIVQGHNKLESFKNGFMNLALPFFAFSEPIAAPKHKYYENEWSLWDRFEVTGQQPNGEEMTLQQFLDYFKNEHKLEITMLSQGVSMLYSFFMASSKLKERLDLPMTEIVTKVSKKKLGKHVKALVFELCCNDLSDEDVEVPYVRYTIR, encoded by the exons ATGTCCAGCTCGCCGCTGTCCAAGAAGCGTCGCTTGTCAGGAACAGAGACGAAGACGGGATCCCACTGCTCCTCCTCCAACTCTGTCAGAACTGATCTGTCCCACACACCTGCCAAC GGCATGGCGAAGAATGGCAATGATGCTGAGATTGATGAAGGCCTGTACTCTAGACAACT CTATGTATTGGGCCATGAGGCTATGAAGCGCATGCAGATTTCCAATGTCCTGATTTCTGGCATGAGAGGTCTTGGAGTTGAGATTGCCAAGAATGTTATCCTGGGAGGCGTTAAAAGTGTCACAGTCCATGACCAAGGAGTAGCAGAATGGAGGGACCTCTCTTCTCAG ttttaccTGCGGGAGGAAGATCTGGGGAAAAACAGAGCTGAAGTGAGTCAGCTTCGTTTGGCTGAGCTCAACAACTATGTTTCTGTTACTGCATATACAGGAGCACTCACTGAAGACTACCTAACCAAGTTCCAG GTCGTCGTTCTAACAAACTCATCTTTAGATGAGCAGCATCAAGTGGGGGATTTCTGCCACAGCAAGGGGATTAAGCTGATTGTTGCTGACACGCATGGTCTTTTTGG ccAGCTTTTCTGTGACTTTGGAGAAGACATGGTGGTGTATGACGCCACTGGAGAGCAGCCACTTAGTGCAATGATTTCCATGATAACAAAG GACAATCCAGGGGTTGTGACTTGTCTTGATGAAGCTCGTCATGGCTTTGAGAGTGGAGATTTTGTCACTTTCACAGAGGTTCAAGGGATGACTGAGCTCAATGGCTGCCAGCCAGTAGAAATTAAAGCCCTTG GTCCATATACTTTCAGCATCTGCGACACTGCTGGCTTCACAGATTACATAAGAGGAGGAATAGTGACACAGGTTAAGATGCCCAAGAAGATTTCTTTT AaatccttctcctcctccatggCTGAGCCAGAATTTGTGATGACAGACTTTGCAAAGTTTGACCGTCCAGGTCAGCTGCACTTGGGCTTCCAGGCTATTCACGCCTTCCAAAAGAAACACAACAGACTTTCTACACCTTGGAGCAAG GCTGACGGTGATGAGTTCCTTACGTTAGCCAAGCAGTTGAACTCTGCTCAAACTGGATCAGCTGCTGTGGAGCAGTTAGATGAAAGTCTTATCAGAAAGATTTCATATGTTGCTGCTGGTGATTTAGCCCCCATAAATGCTTTTATTGGGGGCCTGGCTGCACAGGAAGTGAtgaag GCTTGCTCAGGTAAATTTATGCCCATAAAGCAGTGGCTGTACTATGATGCCCTGGAATGCCTGGCTGAGGAAGATGTCATGCTCACCGAGGAGGAGTGTGCACCT aaAAACTGTCGCTATGATGGTCAGATTGCCGTCTTTGGCACCAAACTGCAGGATTTGCTTGGCAAACAGCGCTACTTCCTG GTTGGAGCTGGAGCAATCGGTTGTGAGCTGCTAAAAAACTTTGCCATGATGGGTCTGGCGTCTGGGGACGGTGAGGTCATCGTGACGGACATGGACACAATAGAGAAATCCAACCTCAACAGACAGTTCCTCTTCAGGCCGTCAGATGTTACG AAAATGAAGAGcgacactgctgctgctgcagtgaagCAGATGAACCCACACATCAGGATCACAGGTCATCAGAACAGAGTGGGCCCTGATACTGAAAGGGTGTACGACGATGACTTCTTTGAAAGCCTTGATGGAGTTGCCAATGCACTGGACAACGTTGATGCAC GTATGTACATGGACCGGAGATGTGTGTACTATCGTAAACCCCTCCTGGAGTCGGGAACTTTGGGTACCAAAGGGAATGTGCAGGTCGTGATCCCCTTCCTCACAGAGTCCTACAGCTCCAGTCAAGACCCACCAGAGAAGTCCATTCCCATCTGTACCCTCAAGAACTTCCCAAATGCCATTGAACACACACTGCAG TGGGCTCGTGATGAGTTTGAGGGTCTATTTAAGCAGCCGCCAGAAAATGCAGTGCAGTACCTCAC GGATCCTAAGTTTATGGAGCGTACCCTGAAGCTTCCTGGTGCTCAACCTGCTGAGGTGCTGGAGGCTGTTTATAAAAGCCTGGTCACAGATTGCCCCCACAGCTGGGCTGACTGTGTAAGCTGGGCACGCAACCACTGGCAGTGCCAATACAGCAACAATATTCGCCAGCTGCTCCACAACTTCCCAGCTGATCAG CTCACCAGTACTGGTGCACCCTTTTGGTCGGGTCCAAAGAGATGTCCTCACGCCTTAGATTTCAGCACGAGCAAC GAGTTGCACATGGACTACATTTTGGCTGCAGCCAACCTATATGCTCAGTCATATGGCATACCAGGCAGCACTGATCGTGTAGCACTGGTCAAGATCCTGCAGGAAATAAAAGTGCCAGTCTTTACTCCTCGTTCAGGGGTGAAAATCCATGTATCTGACCAAGAACTGCAGAACTCCAACTCCTCTCTTG ATGACTCCAGACTGGAAGAGCTCAAGTCTCTGTTGCCTTCCTCTGAGACTTCACAGTTCAAACTCACCCCCATTGATTTTGAAAAG GATGACGACACGAACTTCCACATGGACTTCATTGTGGCCGCCTCCAACCTGAGAGCAGAGAACTATGACATTCCACCTGCAGACAGACACAAA AGCAAACTGATAGCTGGCAAAATCATTCCTGCCATCGCCACCACCACCGCTGCAGTAGTGGGTTTGGTGTGCTTAGAGCTCATCAAGATTGTCCAAGGGCACAATAAACTGGAATCGTTCAAAAATGGCTTCATGAACCTAGCCCTGCCTTTCTTCGCGTTCTCTGAGCCCATCGCTGCTCCAAAACACAAG TACTATGAAAATGAGTGGTCACTGTGGGACCGCTTTGAGGTCACAGGTCAGCAGCCAAATGGGGAGGAAATGA